The following are encoded in a window of Armigeres subalbatus isolate Guangzhou_Male unplaced genomic scaffold, GZ_Asu_2 Contig1830, whole genome shotgun sequence genomic DNA:
- the LOC134203383 gene encoding uncharacterized protein LOC134203383, protein MATTMASGVPTEEYCRCCLTEVSDLLFDVFAILEESKGPICELIATICGITITENDDTSKNICGDCLRDLVNTFRFRERCLRANQIVQPKPVQDAVVPQVEKCDPELTEEILANAEKATVSKEDKETQTDKVDNVQQNKPKKSFKYYKYRSTFANKHKPSGNFRIHKCPFQCNICWRRFKQPQDLLMHRGSSHLAGDHFGKITLNLNHRGQWF, encoded by the exons ATGGCTACAACAATGGCCAGCGGCGTTCCAACGGAGGAATACTGCCGTTGTTGTCTGACAGAAGTGTCTGATCTACTATTCGATGTGTTTGCCATTCTAGAGGAATCCAAGGGTCCGATCTGTGAGTTAATTGCCACGATTTGCGGAATCACG ATTACGGAAAATGACGACACGTCGAAAAACATTTGCGGCGACTGTTTGAGGGATTTGGTCAACACGTTCCGATTCCGTGAGCGCTGTCTTCGTGCTAATCAGATCGTACAACCAAAACCAGTTCAGGACGCCGTGGTACCTCAGGTAGAAAAATGTGATCCGGAATTGACGGAGGAGATACTGGCAAACGCTGAGAAGGCAACTGTTTCGAAGGAAGATAAGGAAACGCAAACAGACAAAGTTGACAACGTGCAGCAGAACAAACCGAAGAAAAGTTTCAAGTACTACAAGTACCGTAGTACATTCGCTAACAAACATAAGCCGTCGGGTAATTTTCGTATTCACAAATGTCCGTTTCAGTGCAACATCTGCTGGAGAAGATTTAAACAACCGCAGGATCTGCTGATGCACAGAGGCTCTTCCCATCTCGCAGGCGACCATTTCGGCAAAATCACCTTGAACCTGAACCATCGGGGACAGTGGTTCTAA